In Camelina sativa cultivar DH55 chromosome 13, Cs, whole genome shotgun sequence, the genomic window TAATGAAGGCTGCAGCTGAGGTGCTTGGCAATGGTAGTCTTGGATCAGCTTACAAGGCCGTCATGACCAATGGTTTATCCGTTGTAGTGAAGAGGATTAGGGATATGAATCAACTTGCACGTGAACCTTTCGATGTCGAGATGAGACGCTTTGGGAAACTCCGCCACCCTAACATTCTTACCCCTTTAGCCTATCACTACCGTCGCGAAGAGAAGCTTGTTGTCTCCGAATACATGCCTAAAAGCAGCTTGCTTTACGTTTTGCATGGTAACCCCggaatgattctttttttttttcctttttaattagtCAAGAAGATAAATCTTGATTCCAAGTCATTTAACACAATTTAGTgatcaacatatataaaagcACAGTGGATGAAACCTTTCAACTACTAAGGCTAAATGAAACTTTGGTATTACAAAACAGGTGACCGGGGGATATACCATTCGGAACTAACTTGGCCGACAAGGTTGAAGATCATTCAAGGAGTTGCGCACGGAATGAAGTTCTTGCACGAGGAGTTTGCGTCTTACGATCTCCCACACGGTAACCTCAAATCAAGCAACGTTCTCCTCAGCGAGACCTACGAGCCTTTGATCAGCGATTACGCATTCTTACCGCTTCTCCAGCCAACCAACGCATCACAGGCGTTGTTCGCTTTCAAGACGCCCGAGTTTGCTCAGACCCAGCAGGTCTCTCATAAATCGGACGTCTACTGCCTCGGAATTATAATTCTAGAGATCTTGACAGGGAAGTTCCCTTCTCAGTACTTAAACAACGGTAAAGGCGGTACCGATATAGTTCAATGGGTACAATCTTCGGTCGCGGAGCAGAAGGAAGAAGAACTTATCGATCCGGAGATAGTAAACAATACTGATTCGGTGCGACAGATGGTGGAACTGTTGCGGGTTGGGGCTGCTTGTATCGCAAGTAATCCAGACGAGAGATTAGACATGAGGGAAGCTGTTAGAAGGATAGAACAAGTAAACACTTGATGAGATGTTTAGACCGCATGCAATCATGATCGGAACGAACAATCAAACTctaaaaggaagaaagaaaaccttcggaatctgtatatatatgtatatatatataatatactaaccACGGAGCGAAGTGTTGATGAATTTGGGTTCGTAAATAGGAtaaaaggttttgtttcttcggagggtttctattttcctttttgtggtTGCAGTGATCTatctttggaaagaaaaaaagaaaaaaaattatacgttttatgtttcttgttccATAAGAAAACCACAATGATTCATCAAAAAgttagaaatattttaaaatttttctttctatatttcctctttttttatttttttttaaaatgtcaaaCATGATaagactttttattttctaggaatatatgttttttttttaatctaatcatTACTATATGAGAAAAGTCCATTCATCTCATAATCATTGGTCTTGTGATTGTTGccaattattttttctttttaatatgtttcCACATAACTGCTAGAAGGAGTCAAAATTTGTTACAAAGATCAAGATGAATGTGCAGACATATCAGCAAATAAGACATCTCATGAAAAAACTTGAGTATGCAAATGTTATTTGATTCAATTATTTTTCATGTATCTATAATTTGTTGAACAGTGACTGTAtcattttgaatattaattgGTAATTCTTGGAAAGTTAAGTACAAAATGATCGACGTCGTCATTCACATACATAGGTAAATATCAATGGCACAGTGTACTCATTCACATACAGAGGCAATTATGTTAGCTAGCTAATATATAAACCGAAATAATTGAAATGATAAagaatgacttttttttttttaagttattaattttcatGAAAGAATTTCtgtcataatatataatagCATAATAACCACAAAAACTAACgaataatcttcttttttttttattaatgcaGAGCTTCCAATTGCTAGGGAGAAATTCACTTCACAGGTTCGAAGCTATGAAGTGAATAtgtatacaaatatttttaaaatgccctgatttctcaaattttgtggtttttaattattgtggtaattaatctaatttattttttaaggtATGGAGGATTTTTTAAGGTATGGAGGACGAGGACCATATCATAATAACTCCGGTAATCACTTGTCAACCGTGttgtaaatgcggatgaggcaataataaagtgcagaaagtaaaaaatacaagaactttgttaacgaggttcagtTTTTTCTACTTCccgggaccacgtccagatttcgattcctctagaacaagaaagcaaatacaacctattcgcaaacgcgtaaatcaagcaaaaccctcttaattcaccgctctgttctataacatgaaatcttaaggataattctctacccttaactagactaacaccaagcctagatttaaaccaagataacctaaccttgggctaaactccccctgagcctagacttcagatctccAACACTCTGGAGCAACCTTCACACAAACgccacaccgacgaacaaataagcttgaacaacacaagcatCAAACtgcgaaactaagccgcacacaatgagaaagctctctaggattttattatttatgtcTCAGCTCTCTTACttctctaggacgtgcccaacacctccttatatatccACAaagacttcctaatcaccataagagaagatttccaaattccataagaaaatgactttttcctttttgctattttccttttccttgtaaaactccaatttaatcaacccaataaatagtagttttcctcttcaattcatcctcaaatcttccttcaatattgccttctcaaaccttctatAAACTTCTCacgcacataaaacaacaacaatcttgtATCACGTCTTGNNNNNNNNNNNNNNNNNNNNNNNNNNNNNNNNNNNNNNNNNNNNNNNNNNNNNNNNNNNNNNNNNNNNNNNNNNNNNNNNNNNNNNNNNNNNNNNNNNNNACTAAAGCTCTCTTTCTGGCAATATTTTGTTAGGCCGTTTGAATGCTAGAACATTAATATTGAGACTTTGTCTAATGTTTAATGTAGTGCTCCTTGACAGCGAAATGTGTTACTTATAGTTCCCCATGTTTATGTTTCGTAGGTCTTgaattttttgttctgtttaggTCTAGAATATTACTTATAGTATCATTATTCTTCTTTCCACTTGTTGTTTCTCCTGTTTCTGTTTCAGAAATTACTGTAGATGTTCTTGGAACCAATAGTAcggttatttttctttttcatttgcaGAAGAAAAGGCTGAGAGAATACCTACTACGCTGAATACTGAAAGTAAAGATAGCTACTCATCAGCTACTCCATTTGTAAACAAAGGTATATGTTCAAAGCATTAACATAAGCTCTCTCATGCATCTTGTAATCTCCTCAACTGTTTTTTTGAAGGGGTTTGCTCCCTGTCTGCTGTNNNNNNNNNNNNNNNNNNNNNNNNNNNNNNNNNNNNNNNNNNNNNNNNNNNNNNNNNNNNNNNNNNNNNNNNNNNNNNNNNNNNNNNNNNNNNNNNNNNNNNNNNNNNNNNNNNNNNNNNNNNNNNNNNNNNNNNNNNNNNNNNNNNNNNNNNNNNNNNNNNNNNNNNNNNNNNNNNNNNNNNNNNNNNNNNNNNNNNNNNNNNNNNNNNNNNNNNNNNNNNNNNNNNNNNNNNNNNNNNNNNNNNNNNNNNNNNNNNNNNNNNNNNNNNNNNNNNNNNNNNNNNNNNNNNNNNNNNNNNNNNNNNNNNNNNNNNNNNNNNNNNNNNNNNNNNNNNNNNNNNNNNNNNNNNNNNNNNNNNNNNNNNNNNNNNNNNNNNNNNNNNNNNNNNNNNNNNNNNNNNNNNNNNNNNNNNNNNNNNNNNNNNNNNNNNNNNNNNNNNNNNNNNNNNNNNNNNNNNNNNNNNNNNNNNNNNNNNNNNNNNNNNNNNNNNNNNNNNNNNNNNNNNNNNNNNNNNNNNNNNNNNNNNNNNNNNNNNNNNNNNNNNNNNNNNNNNNNNNNNNNNNNNNNNNNNNNNNNNNNNNNNNNNNNNNNNNNNNNNNNNNNNNNNNNNNNNNNNNNNNNNNNNNNNNNNNNNNNNNNNNNNNNNNNNNNNNNNNNNNNNNNNNNNNNNNNNNNNNNNNNNNNNNNNNNNNNNNNNNNNNNNNNNNNNNNNNNNNNNNNNNNNNNNNNNNNNNNNNNNNNNNNNNNNNNNNNNNNNNNNNNNNNNNNNNNNNNNNNNNNNNNNNNNNNNNNNNNNNNNNNNNNNNNNNNNNNNNNNNNNNNNNNNNNNNNNNNNNNNNNNNNNNNNNNNNNNNNNNNNNNNNNNNNNNNNNNNNNNNNNNNNNNNNNNNNNNNNNNNNNNNNNNNNNNNNNNNNNNNNNNNNNNNNNNNNNNNNNNNNNNNNNNNNNNNNNNNNNNNNNNNNNNNNNNNNNNNNNNNNNNNNNNNNNNNNNNNNNNNNNNNNNNNNNNNNNNNNNNNNNNNNNNNNNNNNNNNNNNNNNNNNNNNNNNNNNNNNNNNNNNNNNNNNNNNNNNNNNNNNNNNNNNNNNNNNNNNNNNNNNNNNNNNNNNNNNNNNNNNNNNNNNNNNNNNNNNNNNNNNNNNNNNNNNNNNNNNNNNNNNNNNNNNNNNNNNNNNNNNNNNNNNNNNNNNNNNNNNNNNNNNNNNNNNNNNNNNNNNNNNNNNNNNNNNNNNNNNNNNNNNNNNNNNNNNNNNNNNNNNNNNNNNNNNNNNNNNNNNNNNNNNNNNNNNNNNNNNNNNNNNNNNNNNNNNNNNNNNNNNNNNNNNNNNNNNNNNNNNNNNNNNNNNNNNNNNNNNNNNNNNNNNNNNNNNNNNNNNNNNNNNNNNNNNNNNNNNNNNNNNNNNNNNNNNNNNNNNNNNNNNNNGACAGCAAAGAGGATTCGACTGATAATAAagatacagaagaagaagagaaacaagtagAAGAAGATACTGTAAGTAATACGAACCAAGGGGAGACACCAATTattgaagagaaaaaagtaGAACAAGTGAAACGTGAAGTTATTGCAAGTGAACCAAAATATCAGAAGACACCAACTAGTGAAGAACAGGTGAAGCGTGAGGTTGCTGTTGGTGGCGAAGCTTCGAAGACAACACATATTAAAGAGACTGTTTCAGATCCAGAGAGTAATATTCTTGCAACAGATGAAGAGAGGACTGATGGTAGTACTTCAACAGCTCACATCGCCAAGCAAGGtagaaaatcatattttatagaTCCAAGTATTATGATGCGTTAAAGCCTTCTTACGAGTGTTCTTTAACTGGACATGACTAATCTATTTGAATCTCGGTGAAACTATTAGTCTTGAATCTCTACACCGTATTGATGTTGTCTCAGAATGATTTCCTCTTACGTGAAGTAACAGGttgttttatattatctttccCTACCAGCTTGTAATTACGCTAAAGGGAAATGGGTTGTGGACAATCACCGTCCTTTGTATTCGGGATCTCAATGCAAACAGTGGCTTGCTTCTATGTGGGCATGTAGGTTGATGCAACGTACAGACTTTGCCTTTGAAAGGTTAAGGTGGCAACCTAAAGATTGCTCTATGGAAGAATTTGAGGGTTCCAGATTCTTGAGAAGGTAAAAGAAATTGTATATTTCATTTCTACGTTTGTTAAATCCAATGTATCCATAGATGTTGCCAAGTGTTTGCATCAATTTCGTAGTAACAGTAAATAAATCCTCAggatgaagaacaaaaccctagcCTTTGTTGGAGACTCATTGGGAAGACAACAGTTTCAGTCCATGATGTGTATGATCACGGGAGGCAAAGAGAGGCGCGATGTCCTTGACGTAGGACCAGAATTTGGGTTCATAACTCCCGAAGGTGGAGCTCGTCCTGGTGGCTGGGCTTACAGATTCCCAGAAACAAACACAACGGTCCTATACCACTGGTCATCTACACTCTGCGACATAGAACCAATCAATATCACTGACCCTGCAACTGAACACGCTATGCATCTCGATCGCCCACCAGCGTTCTTACGCCAGTACCTTCATAAGATCGACGTGTTGGTAATGAACACAGGTCACCATTGGAACCGAGGGAAGCTCAACGGTAACAGATGGGTGATGCATGTTAATGGCGTTCCAAACACTAACAAGAAGCTAGCTGCTCTTGGGAATGCCAAGAACTTCACAATCCACAGTACTGTTAGCTGGGTTAACTCGCAGCTACCTCTCCATCCTGGTCTTAAGGCATTCTACAGAAGCCTTTCGCCCAGACATTTTGTGGGCGGGGAATGGAACACCGGAGGAAGTTGCAATAATACAACCCCAATGTCTATCGGAAAAGAAGTTTTGCAAGAGGAGTCGAGCGATTACAGCGCGGGTCGTTCAGTTAAAGGTACAGGGGTTAAGCTTTTGGACATAACAGCCTTATCTAATATTAGAGACGAAGGTCACATATCACGGTTCAGTATCTCGGCTTCACGGGGAGTTCAGGATTGCCTCCATTGGTGCTTGCCCGGTGTTCCTGATACCTGGAATGAAATCCTTTTTGCGATGATCTAAGTTTTCAAGTTACAGCTGTTGCATCAATCAGCAGAAATGTTCAGAGAAAGGGCTTGAGCCAAACCAAAGCTTAGCCTTTTGATAGCTTTCTACAACACACATTGTAGTTTTAGCGGCTTGAGGTGTAagttagtatatttttttattatggtACAAAAGCAAAGCTCTGGCTATTATAGACCTTTGTCGTATGCGTTTGCAAAACGCTAACCATACCGGGAATTTTGTTCCGACCATATTTGCGGAACAGATCCTAACTCCTTAACATTGTCTTGAAgtcaattaaaagaaattttagagTTAGTTTTGAATTCTTTATGTAATATCTGAAAGTTTGAGTTTCAATTCTGCTTAAACGCTTTTAAGCATGATTTTGATGGAGGTACGAACCGATTGGTACCTATTCTGATCCGTCCGAATTTTAAGAAACCAAATATAGTAATTGCAATTGGGAATGTCATTTTCTATAACAATGATGAGACATGCAAATAGATGGAAACTTATTAAGATTAGAAAATCAGATCcttattaaaaattatctatGCTCTCAGAAACAAACCAATAGGTTTGCAACTATAACGAAAAACAAGCTATTTTTGGctttaaaaaaaagtctaaacTTTGACAACTaattcaatcaaaaaaaaacaaaaagaaatgccACCCTTACTTTCACAACCCTCACAAACAACCAATGTCCAAACTTTGGAACAACAAACACAATCTAAACAAAACTGCACCTCCCAACAAATCATAATACAtccattatcaaaaaaaaaacatcgtcCTTAATTGTTTTAAGACATAACATTATaccaacaagaaaaagaagaacagcATCTATTCTCCTAAATCCATGGCTGCTGTTCTGAATCACAGCTTTATCctcgtcctcctcctcttctgtTGTTTCTCAATCATCCCTTCTTTGCAGCACGTGAGCGAGTCGGAACCGCTTGTGCGGTTCAAGAACTCGGTGAAAATAACCAAAGGGGACCTAAATTCATGGAGAGCAGGAACAGATCCTTGCAGTGGGAAATGGTTCGGGATCTATTGCCAAAAGGGTCTAACAGTGTCAGGCATTCACGTCACACGGCTTGGTCTCTCGGGTAGCATCACCGTAGATGATTTAAAGGATCTCCCAAATCTAAAGACAATCAGGCTTGACAACAACCTCCTCTCGGGTCCTCTCCCGCATTTCTTCAAACTCCGGGGCCTAAAGTCTCTCATGCTCTCTAACAATAGCTTCTCCGGAGAGATCCCTGACGATTTCTTCAAGGACATGACAAAGCTCAAGCGGCTATTTCTTGATCATAACAAATTCGAGGGAAAGATCCCTTCCTCCCTTACGCAGCTCCCTCAGCTCGAGGAGCTTCACCTTCAAGAAAATAACTTTACCGGGGAGATACCTGTAGAGATTGGCAACATTAAGAGCCTCAAAACCCTCGACCTCTCAGTCAACAATCTCGAAGGACCCGTCCCGGAAAGCATTACGAATAAGAAAAATCTTGCTGTCAATGTATCAGGGAACGAGGGCTTGTGCGGGGAGTTAGTTGACCTTTCATGTGATTATATTCCCCTAGATGAGGGGCAGGGGCGGGATGACGGAGGCCAGACGCCTCCAACAGCCACAGTATCTCCCAACTCGAACAATGCCACGGTACACGCGATCATGGTTGCCTTCACGCTTCTTCTTATGTTCGTTATTATCGTAGGCGTTATAAGGAAgcgaaacaagaagaagaaccccgACTTTCGAATGCTCGACAAACAACGTCTGAGCGACAACGATATTGTGGAAGTCAGAGTACCCGAATCCGTATCCACCACAGCGAAAAGGTCTACGGAATCGAGCAGAAAGCGTGGTGGAAACGCGGATGGAAGCGGTTCCTCCAAGAAAGGCGTGTCTCAAGTTGGGAAAGGCGgtaacggaggaggaggaggaggcctTGGCGGTGGGATGGGTGACATTATAATGGTAAATAGCGACAAGGGTTCTTTCGGTTTACCGGATTTAATGAAGGCTGCAGCTGAGGTGCTTGGCAATGGTAGTCTTGGATCAGCTTACAAGGCCGTCATGACCAATGGTTTATCCGTTGTGGTGAAGAGGATTAGGGATATGAATCAACTTGCACGTGAACCTTTCGATGTCGAGATGAGACGCTTTGGGAAACTCCGCCACCCTAACATTCTTACCCCTTTAGCCTATCATTACCGTCGCGAAGAGAAGCTTGTAGTCTCCGAATACATGCCTAAAAGCAGCTTGCTTTACGTTTTACATGGTAACCCCGCaatatgctttttctttttctttttgattccaAGAAATCTCAAAAGCAGAGTTTCTTGCCATTTAACACAATTTAGTGATCAACATATATGAAACCTTCAACTACTAAGGCTAAATGAAACTTTCGgtatttattttgttctcaACAGGTGACCGGGGGATATACCATTCGGAACTAACTTGGCCGACAAGGTTGAAGATTATTCAAGGAGTTGCGCATGGAATGAAGTTCTTGCACGAGGAGTTTGCGTCTTACGATCTCCCACACGGTAACCTCAAATCAAGCAACGTTCTCCTCAGCGAGACCTACGAGCCTTTGATCAGCGATTACGCATTCTTACCGCTCCTCCAGCCAACCAACGCATCACAAGCGTTGTTCGCTTTCAAGACACCCGAGTTTGCTCAGACCCAGCAGGTCTCTCATAAGTCGGACGTCTACTGCCTCGGAATTATAATTCTAGAGATCTTGACAGGGAAATTCCCTTCTCAGTACTTAAACAACGGTAAAGGCGGTACCGATATAGTTCAATGGGTACAATCTTCGGTCGCGGAGCAGAAGGAAGAAGAACTTATCGATCCGGAGATAGTAAACAATACTGATTCGGTGCGACAGATGGTGGAATTGTTGCGGGTTGGGGCTGCTTGTATCGCAAGTAATCCAGACGAGAGATTAGACATGAGGGAAGCTGTTAGAAGGATAGAACAAGTAAACACTTGATGAGATGTTTTGACCGCATGCAATCATGATCGGAGCGAACAATCAAACTctaaaaggaagaaagaaaaccttcggaatctgtatatatatgtatatatatataatatactaaccACGGAGCGAAGTGTTGATGAATTTGGGTTCGTAAATAGGAtaaaaggttttgtttcttcggagggtttctattttcctttttgtggtTGCAGTGATCTatctttggaaagaaaaaaagaaaaaaaattatacgttttatgtttcttgttccATAAGAAAACCACAATGATTCATCAAAAAgttagaaatattttaaaatttttctttctatatttcctctttttttatttttttttaaaatgtcaaaCATGATaagactttttattttctaggaatatatgttttttttttaatctaatcatTACTATATGAGAAAAGTCCATTCATCTCATAATCATTGGTCTTGTGATTGTTGccaattattttttctttttaatatgtttcCACATAACTGCTAGAAGGAGTCAAAATTTGTTACAAAGATCAAGATGAATGTGCAGACATATCAGCAAATAAGACATCTCATGAAAAAACTTGAGTATGCAAATGTTATTTGATTCAATTATTTTTCATGTATCTATAATTTGTTGAACAGTGACTGTAtcattttgaatattaattgGTAATTCTTGGAAAGTTAAGTACAAAATGATCGACGTCGTCATTCACATACATAGGTAAATATCAATGGCACAGTGTACTCATTCACATACAGAGGCAATTATGTTAGCTAGCTAATATATAAACCGAAATAATTGAAATGATAAagaatgacttttttttttttaagttattaattttcatGAAAGAATTTCtgtcataatatataatagCATAATAACCACAAAAACTAACgaataatcttcttttttttttattaatgcaGAGCTTCCAATTGCTAGGGAGAAATTCACTTCACAGGTTCGAAGCTATGAAGTGAATAtgtatacaaatatttttaaaatgccctgatttctcaaattttgtggtttttaattattgtggtaattaatctaatttattttttaaggtATGGAGGATTTTTTAAGGTATGGAGGACGAGGACCATATCATAATAACTCCGGTAATCACTTGTCAACCGTGttgtaaatgcggatgaggcaataataaagtgcagaaagtaaaaaatacaagaactttgttaacgaggttcagtTTTTTCTACTTCccgggaccacgtccagatttcgattcctctagaacaagaaagcaaatacaacctattcgcaaacgcgtaaatcaagcaaaaccctcttaattcaccgctctgttctataacatgaaatcttaaggataattctctacccttaactagactaacaccaagcctagatttaaaccaagataacctaaccttgggctaaactccccctgagcctagacttcagatctccAACACTCTGGAGCAACCTTCACACAAACgccacaccgacgaacaaataagcttgaacaacacaagcatCAAACtgcgaaactaagccgcacacaatgagaaagctctctaggattttattatttatgtcTCAGCTCTCTTACttctctaggacgtgcccaacacctccttatatatccACAaagacttcctaatcaccataagagaagatttccaaattccataagaaaatgactttttcctttttgctattttccttttccttgtaaaactccaatttaatcaacccaataaatagtagttttcctcttcaattcatcctcaaatcttccttcaatattgccttctcaaaccttctatAAACTTCTCacgcacataaaacaacaacaatcttgtatcacgtcttgaatcacacagacactaGTTCAGAcaaaccaatacatcttcattctccccctttttgactatgCTTGTGAACTCATCAGTTCAAACACTTAAACACCATCACCAaacacatcttcattctccccctgaATGAGTCACAACATGGTCAAAACTAACAAGAAAATTCTCCCCGCTTTGCAATACGCGGTTGATAGCCTAGTACACCACCTCCATAGAAATTCTCTTTTCTCACCCAAATCTTGTTGTGCCTTAGACCTCCATTGTTAACCTCTTGAGTGAACCTGAAACAATTCCTCTTAATATGTCCTTGAACTCCACATTGATAACATGTAGGACCATGAAACCTTACATCATAAGCATTCTCCATTCGGCTCCTCTCTCTCAACAATCTGAAACATTTTGGCCTAATATGCCCAACAACACCACAATGATGACAAACAAGTCGAAAAACTTGTCTAGGTGCATTGTGAAATTCAGAAATTCTTTTATCATGTTCTTTCAAAAATACAGTCTCTGAAGCACTCTTTGAAGCAGTCTTTGAAGCAGTCTTTGAAGCACTCCTGATGCAGACGTGATTTTTCCACTTGAAACAAACACCATATccgattttgaaacttttccttCATATCCAAGGCCACACTTATCATTCTTGCCAATACTCATAATGTGATCCAACTTCTCTGTACCATTATTAAGCAtcctcaaattcttttgagtttcttcaagcTGCACTTTAGCTTGTAAtgcttcttctcccttctctgTTGCATATTTCTCTGCTTCAATGACTTTAGCCTCTAACTCAAGCTTCTCCTTAATAAAAACTGAATTATCATCAACTACCTTAAGCCAATATGCATACAACTTCTCATAACTCTTACCAAGTTCTTCATAACTCATATCCTCTccatcactatcactatcagatTCATGTTCAGatgcagttgcaggttttgcTGCAGGTTCAGAAGCAGTTGCACACACTGATGCAGACGCTGATACAGACACTGATTCAGAACtatcttcaaaagttgtaaacgtcacaaaattcttcaattcttcttcttcatctgaatcagtttcagaatcactag contains:
- the LOC104738069 gene encoding protein trichome birefringence-like 16: SKEDSTDNKDTEEEEKQVEEDTVSNTNQGETPIIEEKKVEQVKREVIASEPKYQKTPTSEEQVKREVAVGGEASKTTHIKETVSDPESNILATDEERTDGSTSTAHIAKQACNYAKGKWVVDNHRPLYSGSQCKQWLASMWACRLMQRTDFAFERLRWQPKDCSMEEFEGSRFLRRMKNKTLAFVGDSLGRQQFQSMMCMITGGKERRDVLDVGPEFGFITPEGGARPGGWAYRFPETNTTVLYHWSSTLCDIEPINITDPATEHAMHLDRPPAFLRQYLHKIDVLVMNTGHHWNRGKLNGNRWVMHVNGVPNTNKKLAALGNAKNFTIHSTVSWVNSQLPLHPGLKAFYRSLSPRHFVGGEWNTGGSCNNTTPMSIGKEVLQEESSDYSAGRSVKGTGVKLLDITALSNIRDEGHISRFSISASRGVQDCLHWCLPGVPDTWNEILFAMI
- the LOC104736142 gene encoding pollen receptor-like kinase 6 codes for the protein MAAVLNHSFILVLLLFCCFSIIPSLQHVSESEPLVRFKNSVKITKGDLNSWRAGTDPCSGKWFGIYCQKGLTVSGIHVTRLGLSGSITVDDLKDLPNLKTIRLDNNLLSGPLPHFFKLRGLKSLMLSNNSFSGEIPDDFFKDMTKLKRLFLDHNKFEGKIPSSLTQLPQLEELHLQENNFTGEIPVEIGNIKSLKTLDLSVNNLEGPVPESITNKKNLAVNVSGNEGLCGELVDLSCDYIPLDEGQGRDDGGQTPPTATVSPNSNNATVHAIMVAFTLLLMFVIIVGVIRKRNKKKNPDFRMLDKQRLSDNDIVEVRVPESVSTTAKRSTESSRKRGGNADGSGSSKKGVSQVGKGGNGGGGGGLGGGMGDIIMVNSDKGSFGLPDLMKAAAEVLGNGSLGSAYKAVMTNGLSVVVKRIRDMNQLAREPFDVEMRRFGKLRHPNILTPLAYHYRREEKLVVSEYMPKSSLLYVLHGDRGIYHSELTWPTRLKIIQGVAHGMKFLHEEFASYDLPHGNLKSSNVLLSETYEPLISDYAFLPLLQPTNASQALFAFKTPEFAQTQQVSHKSDVYCLGIIILEILTGKFPSQYLNNGKGGTDIVQWVQSSVAEQKEEELIDPEIVNNTDSVRQMVELLRVGAACIASNPDERLDMREAVRRIEQVNT
- the LOC104736141 gene encoding pollen receptor-like kinase 6, whose protein sequence is DGGQTPPTATVSPNSNNATVHAIMVAFTLLLMFVIIVGVIRKRNKKKNPDFRMLDKQRLSDNDIVEVRVPESVSTTAKRSTESSRKRGGNADGSGSSKKGVSQVGKGGNGGGGGGLGGGMGDIIMVNSDKGSFGLPDLMKAAAEVLGNGSLGSAYKAVMTNGLSVVVKRIRDMNQLAREPFDVEMRRFGKLRHPNILTPLAYHYRREEKLVVSEYMPKSSLLYVLHGDRGIYHSELTWPTRLKIIQGVAHGMKFLHEEFASYDLPHGNLKSSNVLLSETYEPLISDYAFLPLLQPTNASQALFAFKTPEFAQTQQVSHKSDVYCLGIIILEILTGKFPSQYLNNGKGGTDIVQWVQSSVAEQKEEELIDPEIVNNTDSVRQMVELLRVGAACIASNPDERLDMREAVRRIEQVNT